One genomic window of Microbacterium sp. BH-3-3-3 includes the following:
- a CDS encoding bifunctional nuclease family protein has protein sequence MIRVRVVGVALDPAQQHVILLKPVDTATDGDLVLPVWIGAQEAMSILVAIEGTGSPRPLAHDLTTAMLGELSASVERVEVTHLDAGTFHARVLLATPAGPRTFDARPSDAIALAARSGGSIWVAADVLAEAGVPDDAVEIEPSAEDDRVEEFRRFLDDVDPDDFQG, from the coding sequence ATGATCCGGGTGCGTGTGGTCGGTGTGGCCCTCGACCCGGCCCAGCAGCACGTCATCCTGTTGAAGCCGGTCGACACCGCCACCGACGGCGACCTGGTGCTGCCGGTGTGGATCGGCGCCCAAGAGGCGATGTCGATCCTCGTCGCGATCGAGGGCACCGGGAGTCCCCGTCCCCTCGCGCACGACCTGACCACGGCCATGCTCGGCGAGCTGTCGGCCTCGGTCGAGCGCGTCGAGGTCACGCACCTCGACGCGGGCACGTTCCACGCCCGCGTGCTGCTCGCGACGCCCGCGGGACCGCGCACCTTCGACGCCCGCCCGTCGGATGCCATCGCGCTCGCCGCCCGTTCCGGCGGGTCGATCTGGGTGGCCGCCGATGTGCTCGCCGAGGCCGGCGTGCCCGACGACGCGGTCGAGATCGAGCCGTCCGCCGAGGACGACCGGGTCGAGG